In Aquila chrysaetos chrysaetos chromosome 24, bAquChr1.4, whole genome shotgun sequence, the genomic stretch GGTGTGAGGAGCTGGAATGTGATACCCAGGGCAGGTGAATCTGGGCAGACCTGTAAGTCTGATCGCAGCCATTAGCTGTGGCCGAGGTTCCAGGGAGCCGgcggagctgcaggagcagcggCACAGCCGGGGAGGAGGCAAGGGAGCATCACCCTGATCCTAAGGGTGCCAAAAGCACAGGTCCGTCCTGCATGTGACTGCTCTGGGAAGCCATCCCGCTGCTCCTCCGGTGCTGCCCAGCTCTGGGCATCACCCTGGAATGCTCCAGCCATCCCCTCGCTGCCTTCCTGGCCATCTTGCTGGAGCTGTTGCACTGCAACTTTAATGCCTTAGTGTTTTAAAGCAAGAATAAGCTCCCTATCACCATTCCTAGTCTTTACCCAAGGGCAGCTGGTTTgatggaccaaaaaaaaaaaaaaaaaaaaaacctgatttccCAAGACCCTGCACCCTTGGCTGTCATGCGCTGTAGCATCCCCAGGGACTTGGgtgcttcctcctgctgctgcaatcCGCCCTGACCCTCCGCTGTACAGTGCCTTGTGCTGTAATTTTGTGGGTTATTTGggggactgaaaaaaaaggaaaaaaatttgctaAGTCTTACTGTCAGTATTTCAAGCCTTTATACCTTAATTTGGAGTCCTATAACTAGGAAGATTTTATGATGTGCAGTGTTCCCTGGCTCAGGGAGTGCTGCAGATGTCGGTGAAGGTATTAAAAGGGGAgttctttacttctttttcacGATTTCCACCTGTTGCAAGAAACGGGAGAGAAAGATTTAGCAACAAGAGGGATGTTGGGAAGCTGCTTTTGTGGAGGAAAGCACCaaaaaacagcagctgcagaccCACCTCAGCCCAGCCACTGCCTATTAACTTCCCGGCTGACATTTTGGGATGAAATTATTACATATTAATAAAATAGCTTCCCCCTCCCGCCCcgtcttttcctcttttaacaAATGAAATTATGACTTACTGAATTACTCTGCGGCTAAAAGGTTTCCATGACAATGGCATCTTCCAGGCGCACCAGCCGCAGCGCGGTGCCCGTGCCGGTCCCAGCGCCGGCACTCGCCCCCGGCTTCATCCACCCCCCCCGGCCCAAAATGGGGGAGATGAGCGAGTGCGAGGAGTCACGGCAAGAAATTCAAACCGTGGTGGGGCAGAGGGGATGCCTGGGTGATTGGGGAGGGGGGTCAGCATGAAGTGAGTTGGGTGGGGTCTCAGCGCAGGTTTTTGGGTGGTCTGTctgtgatgggggggggggtccccattAGCATCGCCCCCAGCCCCTCGTTGAGTGGCACCAGGACAACAGGTCCTGAAAATCCCTTTGAAGTAATTAAGCTGAGCCACAAATTAGCATTTTGGAGACTTGATTGCAGTGGACGGGGCAGGGATTTGGGGGCTcagggctgccccagctccccaggcCCTTTTTGGAGCTCTTGGAGGGGGCCAATTTCCACCCCTCCCCGCCAAACCAGCACTTTTCACAGCTGTGCAATAAATCCgacttttatttccttgcacCATCGACACCTCGAAGCCGCTGGCTTTGCCTCTGTCCTCGCCAGCCCCTTGCAGAGAGCACCCAGCCAGGTCCGTGGGGGTGAAATGCCCTGCAAAGCCCCgcaccccccccacaccctgcAGCAGggttgtccccccccccactgcccctGGGTACCCGCAGCATCCCCCATCCCCGGGACCCCCACCCGGCACCCGCAGCTCCCCGCACCCTGACAGGCGGCCAGATTCGGGTCAGGCACTGATGCTGCTCAACTACTGCAAAATTCAGGGCCTGCAgatgggtggggggggggtcagagcTGGAAACTGGGACCTCAACagcttcttcttcctcctcctcctcctcagcacgGTGAGCCCCGGGGGACCCTCCGCAGGCAAAGGGAGCCCGTGGGGTGAACGGGAGCCCAGTGACCCTTCCAGCCACCCTGCCCGAGGCGGCCGGTCCCTCGGCTGGCACCGGCGGGGGGGTTCAAGGCCATGACACGGCAGCACCGAGCAAaccccgctccctgcccgggCTCGTCCCGCCGGCTCCGGAGCGAGTCCCCTCATCCTCACGCGCTGGCTGCTGTCAGGACACCTGCGGGAAAAATATTGGGAGAATATTTCATGGGTGCCGAGCGATGCTGCAGGCTcgggggggagctggggctgcgctggggtgggggggtcccagtGCACACAACCAGTGGGTGCGTGGGGGCGGCACCGGaccctctcccccaccccaagagCCCCTCTGGGCCCCTAATAAACCACCCCTCACGCATTGATAcgtactccccccccccaaaggctCCCCTCTTGGGGCTCCAGCATCCCGaccccttccctgctcccattGGCCTtgcacccagccctgcctcagtttccccgaCAAAAGGTGGGAGTGGGGACACGGGGCACAGAGAAGGACTTACCGTGATGGTTTTTATTCGTCCCAGTCGTCTCATGCAGCTCCAGCCCGAGCGGTTTCGGAGCAGAGCGCACTGCTCCCCCTCCTCACACGGCTCCATCCCGCACCACTGCCGGCTGGCGATGAGCCGGGCTGCCGGAGGCGCGGGGGAGACGGGGACGGGGATatttgggagggggggaggcATGTGGAGAGGtggagatggaaggaaaaatggagggagggatgagtggatggagggaaggatgaAGGGGTGGGTGGATGGAGGGACGGACGGAGGGATGGATGGAAGGATGAAGGGAAgaatggagggatggagggaggggtGATGGATGGGTGGGTGCAGGGAGGGGTG encodes the following:
- the LOC115334846 gene encoding chemokine-like protein TAFA-5; its protein translation is MGTCEITALDRDLSHPRRAITRQTARCACRHGQAAGTARAKPACVDARLIASRQWCGMEPCEEGEQCALLRNRSGWSCMRRLGRIKTITVS